The SAR202 cluster bacterium nucleotide sequence GAGCCCGAGAAGCGCGGCCCCTACGGAGGCGCAGTCGGCTACTTCGACTTCACCGGCAACATGGACACCGCCATCACAATAAGGACGATGGTGGTAAAGGACGGCGTCGCCCACGTCCAGGCCGGCGGCGGCATCGTCTTCGACAGCGTCCCCCAAACCGAGTACGAGGAAACCCTCCACAAAGCCTCCGCCCAGCTCCGCGCAATTGAGCAGGCGGAAAGGGACGCGGACTAGAGAATAGTGAATTTAGAATAGTGAATAGTGAGTTGAAGAGCGGGGGAGAATAAGTGCGTGAGAAAACTGAGCCGTCTGGAGCACGACCTTCTCTCAAGCTTTGTTACCGACATGGAGTCTCTCTACTTACTGCACGCGGATGCGAGAAGGGACCTGCGGACTTCAACGCAAGACATAGTAGACGCGCTTCTTCTGCTTGTAAGGCTTGGATTTGCCCGGGCTTACTTTATAGGCGATTACTCACGCGGGTATGAGCGACGGATGGAAGTTAGTAAAGAGGAGCTGCTGAATCACCTCAGTGGTTACGAAGACGAATACCTGCTGTACCCTCGTGAGGGAAAGGTAGGGGAGTACCACTTTGCAGTTACAGACGAAGGACGCGTCGAGGAGGCAAAGGAACAGTACGATGCGTACTACCCCGCGCAGCCGAATCTGGACGGACAAGTTGGGATAGAACAAGCCGAAAGGGACGCGGACTGATGGACTCAGCTCGACCTGCCGCCGACTTCGAAAAAGTATACGTCTATGGCGACGACGGCCAGGTCTGGATCACCTCGTGGCATCCCGGCAGTCTTCCGCCGCCGGACGGCCGCCGCCACGGCTCCGCCGGCATCTGCATAGACCCGGCGGGCCAGGTGATCGTAATCAGCATGAACGGCACCCGCTGGGAGCTCCCCGGCGGCAGGCCCGAAGGCAACGAGGACTGGCGCGAGACGCTCGTCCGGGAGATGCTCGAAGAAGGGTGCGCCACCGTCAACGACGCCACCCTCCTCGGATACAGCAGAGGTGAGTGCATTGAGGGACACGAAAAGGGACTCATCCTGATCCGCTCCCTCTGGCGCGCCGAGGTAACCGCGCACCCCTGGGATCCAAAATACGAAGTGCTACACCGCCTGCTCCTCCCGCCGGACCAGGCCATGGCAAAGCTAACCCTCGCCAAAGGCCGGCGCCCAATAGTCGTCAGGTGGTTCCAGGAAGCGCTAGCGGTACAAAAGTAATCTAAGTTAGTGACACTGGCAGTGATCGGGCCGTCGGCCCGATGTCTTGGGAGTCTGAGGGCGAAGCCCTCAGGGATTCCGGGGTTTGCAAAGGGGCGAAGCCCCTTGCTGGGGTCTGGGGCGAAGCCCCAGGGCTTTTCTCTTATTCCCCCTTCCCTCCCAGGGAAGGGGGCCAGGGGGTTAGGTCGGGGCGGTGACCGGCCCTACAGTCGACGCTCTCACCGCCGGGGATGGTCCGATGACCTCCCCAACAGGCAAGCTGATCTTGCCGGGCGACACGCCGACGCGCCGGCGCTTCGCCCCAATCGACACGGAGGACGCCGATTCCAAGGAGACGACAATGATACTCTTGCTCGATAACTACGACAGCTTCACCTACAACCTCTACCAGTACATGTCCGAGCTCGGCGCGGACGTCAAGGTCATCCGCAACGACCAGACCACCGTGGAGGACATCGACGCCATGGCGCCGG carries:
- a CDS encoding NUDIX domain-containing protein yields the protein MDSARPAADFEKVYVYGDDGQVWITSWHPGSLPPPDGRRHGSAGICIDPAGQVIVISMNGTRWELPGGRPEGNEDWRETLVREMLEEGCATVNDATLLGYSRGECIEGHEKGLILIRSLWRAEVTAHPWDPKYEVLHRLLLPPDQAMAKLTLAKGRRPIVVRWFQEALAVQK